In Chryseobacterium sp., the genomic window TGTCCCATTTCATTACTGGACATAATAAATATTGAATTGACACTTAAAACACGTCCCCGGATATGGTCTGGTGTTTTCAGCTGAACAATGGTTCCCCTGATCACGACGGAAATTCCATCCAGCATTCCACTCATCATAAGGAACATGAAGGACAGCCAATAGAGTTTGGATAATCCGAATCCAATGATACAGAGTCCGAACCCTGTAACAACGACCAGAAGTATTTTACCCTGGTTTTTCCGCAGAGGAACAATGGATAAAATAGTAATGATACACATTGAACCAATATCTGAAGCTGCATTCAGCAAGCCGAAGCCTTCCGCTCCCGAATTGAGGATATCGGTTGCAAATACAGGGATCATAGCCACGGCTCCCCCGAAAAGGACCGCAAACATATCAAGGCATAGAGCTCCTAAAATTTCTTTGGTTTTAAAAATATAGGAAATTCCTTCACGCATACTTTCCACCACATCTACTGAACCTTTTTTATTCTCGGAATGCTGCTTTTTCAGTTGCCAGAAAAATAAAGAAGCCATGAATATGAGGGATAAGATCACGACAAGTGTCCATTTTACTCCGAAATATCCGATAAGAATTCCGCCAATAGCATGTCCGCATACCGATGAAATCAGAAAAGTGGCCTGATTCAGGGTAACCGCGTTGGGGAGGTTTTCCTTTTTTAC contains:
- a CDS encoding MFS transporter — encoded protein: MISFTPLQTLQNVEFRNLLTGRFFIVLAFRMLATLLGWWVYQLTKDPFSIGLIGLSEVIPAVSCALYAGHVIDMNEKKRLLLICNYAYIFLIGLLLIPAFLNVEMHFTGHQITYFIYGVIFFTGIARAFIGPIVPSMIPKIVKKENLPNAVTLNQATFLISSVCGHAIGGILIGYFGVKWTLVVILSLIFMASLFFWQLKKQHSENKKGSVDVVESMREGISYIFKTKEILGALCLDMFAVLFGGAVAMIPVFATDILNSGAEGFGLLNAASDIGSMCIITILSIVPLRKNQGKILLVVVTGFGLCIIGFGLSKLYWLSFMFLMMSGMLDGISVVIRGTIVQLKTPDHIRGRVLSVNSIFIMSSNEMGQFESGVMAKLLGVVRSVVFGGTMTVLVALIVGSTNPKLRKMQY